The genomic interval TTGCAACTTGTTTTACTATATACTCCAAGCTGTTTCTATTCGACAAGTCTTCTTTTCCTTCATAAAAGTAAAAAATGTCATCATCAGAATCAATTTCCTTTTTCAATTCATGCCATTGGTTATATTGCAAGTGTTTCGGCAATAGTGAAGCATGATAAACCTTTAACGATGTCATCATCTCATAAGGATTGTTGATTTCATATCCATAACACATTGACACCATTTGAATCGATCGTAAATTAAGAATCGTTTGTATGGGAATATCAATACCGGTTAATAGAATTCCGCCTGTTCCAGTTAAACCACCTTGTATAAATGAATAGAGTCGATGCTTTGATGTTTGGAGATCTGCTAAGTAATGAAGTTGATCGATATGAAGTTTATGTAAATCATTTATTTGAAAGATTTCTTCGTTCAATGCCTTTGCAGAAAGGAGGATTTGTTTTTTTGCATCTTGTTGAATCAATGAATTTTGAATAAATGAATGTAAATTAAAAAGACTAGCATCAAGCTTCTCAAAAAATATTTGTTTCATGGAGTCTGGGATTTCATCCAGCTTGCGTTTGATCCATCTATCAAAAGTCCGGCCTAAGTCTGTGCGAACATCATTTTGTAGTTCTTGCTCCCACAATGAAATTTCATTTAAAATAGTCTTTTGACGTACAGTCTTATTCATCCGGTTATCTCCTTAATTCAACTTTAAAAGTTGGATAGTAATGGTTGAATCTGGTTACCTTTATCTTAACACAAAATGCTATGACGAGATAATCATCCCTAATGTGTTCGAATCTAAATTTGAAGTAAACGATAGCACTTAAAGTTTTTAAATTGATTTTCACTGAATTTAGGATTACTCAAGCGAACCTTTATAAAAAAAACAGTCGACTTAATCGACTGTCTTTTCTAGTCCTTATTTAGCTAAGCGTACAACATCACGTGCAATCATTACTTCTTCATTTGTAGGAATAATTAAAACTTTTACAGGTGAATGTGGATAGCTGATAAATGTTTCTTGACCACGTACATTATTAAGAGTAGGGTCCCAATAAATTCCCATAAATTCTAAACCCTTTAATACTCTTTCACGGATTTCAATGCTATTTTCACCGATTCCGGCAGTGAAAATAATCGCATCGACACCTGACATTCTCGCTGCATAAGAACCAATATACTTATGGATACGGCTCGCAAATACTTCAAGGGCCATTTTCGCTCTTTCATTACCTTCTTTTTCTGCTTGGATATTATCACGTAAATCACTTGATATTCCTGATAAACCTAAAATTCCGCTCTTTTTGTTAAGTATATCTAATACTTCATCAGCAGACTTACCTGTTTTATCCATAATAAATGGAATTAAAGCAGGATCAATATTTCCGGAACGTGTACCCATCGCAACTCCTGCTAGAGGTGTGAATCCCATTGATGTATCAATCGATTTTCCACCTTCAATTGCCGCGATACTTGCACCATTACCTAAGTGACAAGAAATTAAGCGAAGATGTTCGATTGGTCTTCCTAAAATTTCAGCAGCACGTTCTGACACATATTTATGTGATGTTCCATGGAAACCGTATTTACGAATTCCAAATTTTTCATAATACTCATATGGTAAGCTATATAGAAATGATTGTTCAGGCATTGTTTGGTGGAATGCTGTGTCAAAAACAGCTACTGCCGGAACTTTTGGTAAAACCTCTTGGAACGCTTTTATACCTACTAAATTTGCAGGGTTGTGTAGTGGAGCTAATTCAGAAAGATCTTCAATTTGTTTTAACGTTTCTTCTGTTATGATGGCAGAATCATTAAAAATTTCCCCGCCATGTACAACACGGTGGCCAATTCCTTGAATTTCATCAAGTGATTGAATGATTCCCAAATCTGTTAATTTAGATAAAAGAATTTTTACTGCTACTGCGTGATCAGTGATATCACTCACTTCAGTTTGATTTTCGCCATTTACTGAAATTGTAAAGACAGAATCACCGATCCCAATTCTTTCTACTAATCCTTTTGTTAATACCTTCTCACTTGGCATATCAAAAAGTTGAAATTTTAATGATGAACTACCTGCATTAATTGCAATAATTTTTGCCATTTAGTTACTCTCCTTTTATACCGCTCTATATGATGTTTAATGTCAATAAACGAATCCATTTTGCTATAAATGTTAACATCCTTATTCTTCACAAAATGCTACCGATTATTATCTGCCTTTTTCATTTAAACACTGACTTTTAGACATTTCAAGAAGTTGATTAAAATGCAATCGTTTACAAACAAAAGTCTAACAATTCTCATAATTAAGCAGTTGTTTTAAGCGATTTTTAAACAAAAAAAATGAAGACATCACAGAATGATGTCTCCTAATTAAGAAATTTATCTTATTTTTTATGTTCGCGAAACCAATTGTCTATTTGCTTCATTATCGTATTCATTGCCTCTTTATTAGAGAATTTTGGTAAGTCAACAAGCAATGCTTGCTTTAATGGGTTTGTGTTTTCACCTTTCTTTTGCAAAATCAAGATGCTTTTTCCATGTTTTTCATCTTTAAAAAGAGAATATGGTAATTGAATAAATCCTTGAATAACAGCCATCTCTCGTAAATATTGATTAAGCTTTGGCGCTTCCTTCGTTTCAAATAATGAGTTAGGTACAATAAAAAATAAATAACCATTTTCTTTCGTGTGCTTAATGCTTTGCTCAATGAAAAGATGATGTGAATATGAGTGCCCTTCGTCAGCTTTTAGCATATATTTTGATGCTTCAACATCATTAGGATAATAGCCGACAGGTAAATCACATAAAACGATATCAACTGGATCTATTAATAAGCGTTCTAAGCTATCTTGATTAAAAAATTGAATTGGATGCTCTTGGAGATTTGAATTAATATAAGCTAGTTTAATAAGTAAATCATCTACATCAACACCATATGCATCAATATTCTCAATCGGTAAGTAATTTAATATCGTTGTAAGTAAATTTCCTGTACCCACTGCTGGATCTAATATCGAGATGTCCTTACGATTCCCTGCAAATTTACTTACTAAATACCCTAAGAACAATCCTATTGTATCAGGTGTCATTTGATGATTCGGATGTGCCCCTTCTTTTAACCCTTTTAATATTGACAACTGAAATGCTTTTCGAATCTCTTCTTTATCAAAAGATTTTATATTTATCGATTCGTATTTTCTTTTTAAACTCTTTTCAGCGATCTCACTCAGCTCTTCTTGTAAGATCGCACTATGGAACATATTTTCACCTGTTTCAGCAACTGCTTCTATGTAAGTATACTGACACTCTTTTGCAATAAGTTCAGCCGTTTCATTTATTACAGTAAATAAGTTCTCTATTTTAGAAATTGTTTTCATTCCATTATCCTCCTCACCGTCATACCACCATATATTTTAGACATCTACCCAAAAAAGCGCAAGTTCTTGGTCAGCTTCGTGATAATAACTTGATTAGGAAAATTTTCTTTATGATTGCTAAAAACTTTTATCAGTTAATATAATTCCACTTAATCTGTGACTTCTATTCTTTGATGCAAGTCAAGGCTAAATAATTCTATCAGAGCCAAAAAATCGATAATGCTCTGAATTATCTAAAGCGGAAACGAGGTAATCATTAAGGAACAGAAGAAATCTCAAACAAGCATGAGAGTTCTACTTGGTCCAGATTTATTTGACTACATGTCTTATTTATGCCCACATACAAAAAGACTGCCTAACTGGCAGTCTCCATTTTCAAATTGTATTTTTCTTATTATTGTGCTGTCTTTGCAGCTTCAATTGCAGCCTCATAGTTAGGATGATTTGTTCCTTCACTTACATATTCTACATACGTAACTTTATCATTAGCATCCACAACAAATACTGCACGAGCTAATAAACGTAATTCTTTCATGTGAACACCATATGCTTCACCAAATGAAAGATCTTTGTAGTCAGAAAGTGTTTTTACATTTTCTAGTCCATTTGCTGCACACCATCTTTTTTGTGCAAATGGTAAATCAACACTGATAGTTAATACCTCTACATTATTTAATTTAGAAGCGTCTTCATTGAATCGACGAGTTTGCGCATCACACACGCCAGTATCAATTGAAGGTACAACAGAAATAAGGCGAACTTTTCCTTTTGAATCTGCAAGTGTTACTGGTGACATATCGTTTGCTAGTACTGTAAAATCAGGTGCAGTGTCTCCTACTTTTACTTCATTTCCAACTAAAGTAATTGGGTTGTTTTTAAATGTAACTGATGCCATACCAAATTCCTCCTTTTAATTATGTACAGTGTAAATATAGCCTAGCTGTTAATAATTATCAATTATTATGATTTAAAATCGAAGAAAAGCCCAAAAGGCAGGTTACTGGCGGTAAATTTAATAAAGTCAGGAATCAAAGGTGTTTTCTCCTTAATTCCTAACAGATAAATTAGGGCTAGACACTGGGTCTGTCTTTACAATCTTTTCTGCAAAAAAAATTTAACTGCCTAGTTAGGCAGTTAAAAATCTAAATCCTGCTTTTGTTGGTTTTGAACATTTCCAGTTGCTGCAGAATTACTCTCTTTATTTTTTTTGAACATATTTTGGATTTTCTCAACTGTTTGCGGTGCAGCTTCTAATATTTTTTCATATAAATGCGTACTTTCATCTAAATGAAGCATTTTCACGCCTGTTGAAGAAACAATTAAAAAGGCTATTGGTGTAATGGAAACTCCACCACCGCTTCCACCACCGAAAGGAAGCTTTGGAGTCTTTTGAGAGTCGCCTTCTTCAGGACTTGTAGCATTAAATTCACTACCTCCCGCTGCAAACCCAAACCCTACTTTCGAAACAGTTAGGATCACACTTCCATCTGGTGTTTCAACTGGATCGCCAACAATCGTATTTACATCAATCATTTGTTTTAAATTTTCCATTGCTGTTTTCATTAATCCTTGAATTGGATGATCACTCATGTTATGTAGCCTCCTACTCTTTATTTAACCGGTCATGCTCATTACATACTAAAAATAGGTGTCTTAACAAAGTTAGTTTGTAAAAAATGAAAATGGGTTATTTTTTAACTTCGGACGTCCACCTTTCCAATATTTAATGAATCGAATACCTGCTAGCATAGCTTGCCCGATTCGAAACTGAATAATACATTGTAATTTTGTTTTTGAACAAAGCCTATTAAATTCAGGGGTAATGGTGACAACTGGAGTAATAAGTAATTTCATATACTGGCTGATGATACCTATGACACTTCCCTTAATTGCCCATGCTGCACCAGTTAATAATCCGGTGTGTGCTGCATCACCGATACCTAATTGTGAATGCCATTCTAATTTCTTTACTTTTACTTTCTTTAAAAAACGCTTCACAATTTTATGTAATCCAACAATATGTTGTGTAATCTCTTTTACATCGCTTAAACTATTCATTACTTCATCAGGTGTTACCTTTTCTTCCTTGTTCTTCCCCTTATTATGCTCACTGTCACTTCCTAGTTTCTGTTTTTGCTTAACAATAAGGTTAGGGCCGGTATCATCCACTTTCACAAATGGAATGTCGATGGTGTATCGTATTAACCCATACCAGGCTCGGAATTTTATTTTAAAGTGGTCATTATCACCACTATGATTTAAATCTAGCGTCACTGTTATTTTAGTAAGAATAATCATAATAAATAGGAATAATAAAAAAAGTAAAATTACGATAAACCAAAACATCGGCTTTCATCACATCCCTTCAATTTACCATTATCACCCTTATAAAAGTAAAATAAACATGCAACCTCTGTGTAAGTTTTTTTTGGCTCTTTTCTAAGAGATTGTTGCTGTTAAAACGAAAACTATTTAAAGTTGATTGGAGCAGATTGCGAGACTCATGCGGGAGCAGCGGGACAGGTGAGACTCATGCAGGGGTTTATGCTGAGGAGGCTCACCGCCCGCCCCGCTAAAAAGCGAGCATCCTCTCGCTGCAATCACCCCACAGCACTACTTGGAAAATAGCAACAAAGTTTGGGAAAACAGCCTTTTTTTAAGTCTTAGTCTATATGTTCTTAAATTCAAGGCTTTACTCAAAAATGAATAAAAAAAGCCTGCTGATCTATTCAGCAGACTTTACTTGATTGTGTTTCAATATATATAACTTTTCATGAATAACCTGTGTATCAGCAAAAATATCGTGAAGAGCTTGTTTTTTTGGGGTAAACGCGACAATGAGATAGCCAATCCAAATTGTTTTTGAAATGTAGCGTCCGATGAATTCTCTAAATAAAATTGTTCCCCAACTAATGTTTTCTTCTTTTATAGAAATTACTTTTATACCAAATATCATTTTACCTAGAGTTTGATTTAGATATTTTGTCATTAAGACAAAATAGGCGAAAAAGATAAGAGCTGTTGCGATTGAAACTGGTGAAAAAATAAACGATTTATTGTTATTTAAGCCCATTAATTCAAAGAGCGGATAAATTAAGATTCGATTGACACTGCTTACGACAAGTAAATCAATTAGATAAGCCCATAGACGAATCCAAAAACCTGCCAGTAAATGATTGTAATCATTTGACTTTATCTTTTCTACTTGATCATAAGCTGCTTCTGAATTCTCTACATTTTCAAAGGTAGCATCCACGATTTTGCCTCCTTATTCAGAATACAAGTACATAAGTCTTGGAGAGTTTGGTTGCGAAAGCATTTTATAAAGATTATTCAGTTCCATTTCCTCATTAAATACTTTACTAGCACCCATCGATAGGAATGAATCAAGACCTAATGATTCACCATACTCAACTACTTGTGCATTTTTTATCCCTAAATCTTTTTTCATAGCTGCAACTGTATCATCAAAATAACCTAACTCATCGATTAGTTTATTTTCCTTTGCTTGTCTACCATCATAAATACGTCCATCCGCTAATTTACGAACCTCTGCTTCTGGTAATGATCGACCTTCCATTATGACATTTACAAACCCGTTATATGAGTCATTTACCATTGTCTGAAGGATTTTTCTTTCATCTTCTGTCATCTCACGTGCCGGAGAGAAAATATCCTTGTATGGACCACTTTTAATTGTCTCAAATTTCACGCCAAACTCTTCAGCTAATTTACTATAATTAATTGATTGCATAATAACACCGAGAGACCCTGTCATCGTGTCTGGTGCTGCAAATATTTTGTCTGCTGGTGTAGCAATGTAATATCCGCCAGAGGCTGCAGTTGTTCCCATTGATACATAAAGAGGTTTTTTACTATTTTCTTTTAATTCAATCAGTTTTTTATGTATTTCTGCACTTTCAACAACACCGCCACCAGGTGAATTGACTCTAAGAATAACACCTTTGACATTTTTATCTTCCCCGGCCGCCTCAATCATATCTAAAAACGTTTGGTGATGATAGCCCGGAGAACTAAAGAAAGATGTAACATCTTCCCCAGTATCTTGAATGACTCCATTAATATTTAAAACTAGAATTTTATTATCAGGTGAACCTTCTTCCATAATTTCCTCCGTAAAAGAGGCATTTGCTGCAAAGGGATCTGAAAACATTTCACTGTTCTTAATAAACATCATAGTTGAACTAGTAATAATAGAAAACACAAATAAACAACTTGCTATTGCAATTGCTCCCCATCTTTTTCCATTCATTAACTCTTTCTCCTCCTTAATCTGGTGATTATTATGCTATGATTAACTTACTTATTACCATTTTTTATGTAAAGTGATAAACTAAACAACATAGAGTATTGTACCATTAACAAGGTAAAATGTGGAGGTATACTACCAATTATTACTAATAGGAGGAATCATCATGTCAGATCGTCGTAATGTTTACTTTTATTACAAAAAAGAGGAAGGCTTACTAGAAAAAATTAATTCTATTATAGAATTTGCAAAGAATCATGATTTTAATGTCGTGGAAGATCCTGCACTCGCAAATATTATTGTAAGCATAGGGGGCGATGGAGCGTTTTTACAAGCTGTTCGTAAAACAAACTTTCGATCAGATTGTTTGTATGCAGGAATTGGTATTGATGAGACGATAAGTTTGTATTGTGACTTCCATATTGACGATCAGGATAAAATGATAACTGCCATTACTGAATCACAAATTGAAGTTAGAAAGTATCCTGTTATAGAAGTTAAAATAGACGACTCTACTACATTTAAATGTTTAAATGAGTGTTCGATAAGATCAAGTATTATTAAAACATTTGTCATTGATGTTTTCATTGATGCGTTACATTTTGAAACATTTAGAGGCGATGGCATGTTAATCGCCACTCCAACAGGAAGTACAGCCTATAACAAATCAGTAAATGGTGCTGTTGTTGATCCAATGATTCCTTGTATTCAAGTAAGTGAAATAGCATCCTTAAATAATAATTTATATCGTACTTTAGGATCTTCCTTTATTTTAAGTGATAAACGAAAGTTACTTCTAAAAATTGTACAAGATGGTAACGACTACCCTATTATCGGTATGGATAATGAAGCATTAAGTATCCGAAATGTTAAACAGTTAGAATATACTCTATCTGACCAACCAATAAAAACGGTAAAATTAAAAGATAATTCTTATTGGGAGAAAGTGAAAAGAACATTTTTATAATAAGTTTTGAGGCACAAAGTGACTTAGATAAATATGACAATAAATGGAAACATGAACAAATTTAATTTAAGTACGTAAAAAACCAGGTGGGGAACACCTGGTTTTCTGTTTCATTAACCTAATTTTAATTCTTCCTCACGTTGGCGCAGCTCAATCCGGCGAATTTTCCCTGATGACGTTTTTGGCAGCTCCTCAATAAATTCAATTTCACGAGGATATTTATATGGAGCCGTTTGATTTTTTACATACTCTTGTAATAATGGAATGATTTCACGGTCTACATGTTTTGAATGATCTTTTAATACGATATAAGCCTTAACGATATTACCTCTAACTTTATCAGGGCTAGCAACAACTGCACATTCCTTTACTAAAGGATGCTTAACTAATGCATCTTCAACCTCAAATGGGCCAATTGTATAGCCAGAACTAATGATTATATCATCACTGCGCCCTTCAAACCAAAAGTAACCGTCTTTATCCATCTTAGCTCTGTCACCCGTTATATAGTAGTCGCCTCTATATTGTTTTGCTGTCCGTTCATGATCTTTATAGTATTCTTTAAATAAAGCAGGTGTATCTTTATGAACGGCAATGTCTCCTACCTCATCAATAGAACATGGCAGGCCTTCTTCATTTATAATGATTACATCATTTCCTGGTGTAGGCTTGCCCATTGAACCAGCTCGAATCTCCATATCCTTCATGACACCTACAAGCAGGGTATTTTCTGTCTGACCATATCCATCTCTGACTTTGACATCAAAATAATGCTGGAATGTTTCTATTACCTCACGATTGAGAGGTTCACCAGCTGAAACAGCACTATGTAAGGCTGAGAGTGAATAGTTCTCTAAGTTATCAACCTTAGCCATAATTCGATATTCTGTTGGTGTACAACATAACACATTTACTTTGTATTCATCTAAAAGCTGTAAGTATTTTTCAGGATTAAATTTCCCATTGTAGATAAGACCTGTTGCTCCAGAACCTAAAACAGATAGAAATGGACTCCAAATCCATTTTTGCCAGCCCGGACCTGCTGTGGCCCACACAACATCCTTTTCCTCGATGCTTAACCAATTTTTAGCGGCAGTTTTTAAATGAGCAAAAGCCCATCCATGTGTATGTACAACACCTTTTGGATTACCTGTTGTTCCTGAAGTATATGATAAAAAGGCCATACTGTCTGACTTTGTTTTTGCTATATCCATTTCTGTACTTTGTTTTGTCATCAGCTCTTCTAACGATAACCAATCAGCTTCAGATCCATTTACAACAATTTTGATTAGGTTTTCATATTCTCTAATCTCTTTAAATTCATTCGTGTAAAGCCCGTAACATATTACTGCTTTTACATCACCATGTGTTATTCGATACTGTATATCCTTAGTTCGTAACATCTCAGAGCTAGGAATAACTACTAAGCCTGCTTTCAATGCACCAAGATAAACAGCATATGCATCTATTAATCTAGGAATTATCACTAGAACCTTATCGCCAACCTCTAATCCCTGGTTTAGAAGAGCGTTTCCGATTCGATTTACTTTGTCTAATAAGGATCGGTAAGTAATCTCGCTTCTTTCTCCTTGCTCATTTTCCCATTTAAGAGCAATTCTTGTCGCATCTTTTGCATGCTTTTCTATCTCTTCTACAAGATTATAGTTTAATGGTGCAAGTAGTTCTTCTCTTACCATTTTTCCCCCTCCTTAATGTTTGTACTATCATTATAACCTAATTGTGAAATTTATTTAAATATCACAATTGAACAATGATTATATGTTCAGTTAAAAAGCTGCATATATTAGAAAAATGTTTTATTCATTATTTTATTCATGTCTAGCTTCACACTTGCTGGAAAGTTTCATTAATTACAACTTAGAACGTTATTACATACATGAAAAGAGCGGGGTTTCCCCCCGCTCTCGTAGCCATTCTTTTATGAAATTCATATTATTTGAAAGAACCACCCATTTGTTGTTGAGCGAAAGATACTAAACGTTTTGTGATTTCACCACCAACAGATCCGTTAGCGCGTGAAGTCGTTTCTGCTCCTAGGTTAACTCCAAATTCAGAAGCAATCTCGTATTTCATTTGATCGATTGCTTGTTGAGCACCAGGTACAACTAGTTGGTTACTGTTATTGTTTTGTGCCATGTGTATCACCTCCTTGTGAGTATAGAATGTGTAAATACACATGGCTTCATTCACTTTAACAATTAGTAAATTTTAGCAATTTCGATTTAAAATAAGCTGCTAAATTCATCTTTTTGTTCTTGTGAAACTTCAATTGATTCAATATTTTCTATCGCATCATTAATAAGTTCCTCAAAATCGACGAAACTTTCAAAACGCGATACTTTTTCAAGCTTTGGTTTTGTTTTCGGACTTGCTGGTGTGAAAATTGTACAGCAATCCTCATAAGGACGGATCGATATATCGTGCGTACCAATATTTTTGGATATAGCGATAATCTCAGTTTTATCCATCGTGATGAGTGGTCTAATGATCGGTGTATTCGTTACATCATTAATAGCAACCATACTTTCTAATGTTTGACTGGCAACTTGCCCAAGACTTTCACCAGTAATTAAAGCTAGAGCTTGCTTTTTTTCACGAAGTTTGTCTGCTATTTTTAGCATCATTCTTCTAGTCGATGTCATCGTATAATTTTCAGGTACTTGCTGTTGAATTTTTTCTTGTATTGCTGTAAATGGGACAATGTGAAGATTTATTTTCCCACCAAATGCAGTCAGCTCCCGTGTTAAATCAATAACCTTTTGTTTAGCACGCTCACTTGTGTATGGTGGACTAAAGAAGTGGATAATTTCTAACTCTACACCCCTTTTTAATGACAAATAACCAGCTACCGGACTGTCGATACCTCCAGATAGTAATAACATCCCTTTCCCACTGGAACCAACCGGCAGACCACCTGCCCCTTTATAATCAAAACAAGTGATGAATGTTGCCTCACTGCGAACCTCGACACGAACGTTAATTGTTGGATTTTTTACATCTACCGTTAAGCCTTCCGTATTGATGAGGATATGACTTCCAATTTGATAATTTAATTCATTCGTATCAAGAGGAAATTGTTTATTCGCTCTTTTTGCAGTTACTTTAAATGTATCATTTGGTTTATATAGCCCTTTAACAGCTTCTAATGCACTTTCTTTTATCTTTGATAAATCACTTTCACATTTAATAGCTAAACTAAATGATTGTATGCCGAATATGTGCTGTAACTTGTTAACGATTCCTTCATGATCCTCACCATGTAAATGAATATATAATCTATCACGTGTTCCCTCATATTCTAGGTTAGTGTATTCAGGTAGCACTACTTTTATATTTTGCTTTAATCTATCAACAAATTTTCTGCGATTACGTCCTTTAGTAGATATTTCCCCAAATCGAATTAATATGTGATCAAATTTCATTTTATTACCTCATTACCTTCATTAATTTTTCAATTCCCTTAGAAAGAGTGTCTATAAAAGTGAGAATCATCTCTTCATTGCTTTCATATGATAAACTTACTCTAATTGCACTTTTTGCAATATCTTGAGGTTTATTCATGGCAAGTAATGTTTGACTGTTTGTTTTACTTCTAGACGAACAAGCAGAGGTGGTTGAAACATATATATCGTGTTCACCTAAAAAGTGAATGAGTACTTCTGCTTTCACTGCAGGTACTGAAAAATTAATAATATGTGGTGCTGCGTTTTTTAACGGTGTATTTATAACAACACCTTCTATATTCATTAATTTTACTCTTAACTGCTTGTGAAGATTTTCTAAATGCTGCCCTCTTTTTGCTGCTTTCTCAGTTGCCATCCGAAGAGCTTTCGCTAATGCTACATTTCCTGCAAGACTCTCTGTCCCTGATCTCATCTGAAGCTCTTGTGAACCGCCCGAAAAAAGAGGAAGCAGATCAACTCCTGACCTCTTAAATAAAACCCCTGATCCATTTAATCCATGAAATTTATGGCCTGAAATGGTACATAGATCAATATTTGCATTTTTTAAATCTAGAGGGACTTTTGTTATTCCTTGCACATTGTCTACATGAAAAAGGATGTTCTGATTATTTTTTAACATTTGTCCAATCTCGGCAATAGGTTGAATCGTCCCCACTTCATTATTCACATGCATAATTGATATGAGGATTGTATCATCACGGATTGCTTTTTCCAAATGTTCAAGTGAAACGATACCTTCTCCGTTAACAGGTAAATATGTAACGTTAAAGCCATGGAATTCTTCAAGTTGTTTAAATGATTCTAAAACGGAAGGATGTTCAATTGATGATGTAATAATATGCCTTCCTTTATGTTTATTTGCTAGTGCAGCACCTTTAATTGCAAGGTTGTTTCCTTCAGTGCCCCCGGAAGTAAAAATAATTTCCCCTTGTTGTACACCTAAAAGGGTTGCCACTTGCTTTCTAGATTGATTTAGAAGCATTTCGGCTTCACTGCCAAGTTTATGTAATGAAGAAGGATTTGCAAAATAATCCTCTGTTACTT from Metabacillus sediminilitoris carries:
- a CDS encoding NAD kinase, yielding MSDRRNVYFYYKKEEGLLEKINSIIEFAKNHDFNVVEDPALANIIVSIGGDGAFLQAVRKTNFRSDCLYAGIGIDETISLYCDFHIDDQDKMITAITESQIEVRKYPVIEVKIDDSTTFKCLNECSIRSSIIKTFVIDVFIDALHFETFRGDGMLIATPTGSTAYNKSVNGAVVDPMIPCIQVSEIASLNNNLYRTLGSSFILSDKRKLLLKIVQDGNDYPIIGMDNEALSIRNVKQLEYTLSDQPIKTVKLKDNSYWEKVKRTFL
- the sppA gene encoding signal peptide peptidase SppA → MNGKRWGAIAIASCLFVFSIITSSTMMFIKNSEMFSDPFAANASFTEEIMEEGSPDNKILVLNINGVIQDTGEDVTSFFSSPGYHHQTFLDMIEAAGEDKNVKGVILRVNSPGGGVVESAEIHKKLIELKENSKKPLYVSMGTTAASGGYYIATPADKIFAAPDTMTGSLGVIMQSINYSKLAEEFGVKFETIKSGPYKDIFSPAREMTEDERKILQTMVNDSYNGFVNVIMEGRSLPEAEVRKLADGRIYDGRQAKENKLIDELGYFDDTVAAMKKDLGIKNAQVVEYGESLGLDSFLSMGASKVFNEEMELNNLYKMLSQPNSPRLMYLYSE
- a CDS encoding RDD family protein encodes the protein MDATFENVENSEAAYDQVEKIKSNDYNHLLAGFWIRLWAYLIDLLVVSSVNRILIYPLFELMGLNNNKSFIFSPVSIATALIFFAYFVLMTKYLNQTLGKMIFGIKVISIKEENISWGTILFREFIGRYISKTIWIGYLIVAFTPKKQALHDIFADTQVIHEKLYILKHNQVKSAE
- a CDS encoding DUF2953 domain-containing protein, with the protein product MFWFIVILLFLLFLFIMIILTKITVTLDLNHSGDNDHFKIKFRAWYGLIRYTIDIPFVKVDDTGPNLIVKQKQKLGSDSEHNKGKNKEEKVTPDEVMNSLSDVKEITQHIVGLHKIVKRFLKKVKVKKLEWHSQLGIGDAAHTGLLTGAAWAIKGSVIGIISQYMKLLITPVVTITPEFNRLCSKTKLQCIIQFRIGQAMLAGIRFIKYWKGGRPKLKNNPFSFFTN
- a CDS encoding class I SAM-dependent methyltransferase, which gives rise to MKTISKIENLFTVINETAELIAKECQYTYIEAVAETGENMFHSAILQEELSEIAEKSLKRKYESINIKSFDKEEIRKAFQLSILKGLKEGAHPNHQMTPDTIGLFLGYLVSKFAGNRKDISILDPAVGTGNLLTTILNYLPIENIDAYGVDVDDLLIKLAYINSNLQEHPIQFFNQDSLERLLIDPVDIVLCDLPVGYYPNDVEASKYMLKADEGHSYSHHLFIEQSIKHTKENGYLFFIVPNSLFETKEAPKLNQYLREMAVIQGFIQLPYSLFKDEKHGKSILILQKKGENTNPLKQALLVDLPKFSNKEAMNTIMKQIDNWFREHKK
- a CDS encoding acetate kinase, with product MAKIIAINAGSSSLKFQLFDMPSEKVLTKGLVERIGIGDSVFTISVNGENQTEVSDITDHAVAVKILLSKLTDLGIIQSLDEIQGIGHRVVHGGEIFNDSAIITEETLKQIEDLSELAPLHNPANLVGIKAFQEVLPKVPAVAVFDTAFHQTMPEQSFLYSLPYEYYEKFGIRKYGFHGTSHKYVSERAAEILGRPIEHLRLISCHLGNGASIAAIEGGKSIDTSMGFTPLAGVAMGTRSGNIDPALIPFIMDKTGKSADEVLDILNKKSGILGLSGISSDLRDNIQAEKEGNERAKMALEVFASRIHKYIGSYAARMSGVDAIIFTAGIGENSIEIRERVLKGLEFMGIYWDPTLNNVRGQETFISYPHSPVKVLIIPTNEEVMIARDVVRLAK
- a CDS encoding EcsC family protein, with protein sequence MNKTVRQKTILNEISLWEQELQNDVRTDLGRTFDRWIKRKLDEIPDSMKQIFFEKLDASLFNLHSFIQNSLIQQDAKKQILLSAKALNEEIFQINDLHKLHIDQLHYLADLQTSKHRLYSFIQGGLTGTGGILLTGIDIPIQTILNLRSIQMVSMCYGYEINNPYEMMTSLKVYHASLLPKHLQYNQWHELKKEIDSDDDIFYFYEGKEDLSNRNSLEYIVKQVAKLSVLSLFKRKLVAGLPLVSMMIGAGMNYQHTRRITEFANKYYQYRFINDKSH
- the tpx gene encoding thiol peroxidase; the encoded protein is MASVTFKNNPITLVGNEVKVGDTAPDFTVLANDMSPVTLADSKGKVRLISVVPSIDTGVCDAQTRRFNEDASKLNNVEVLTISVDLPFAQKRWCAANGLENVKTLSDYKDLSFGEAYGVHMKELRLLARAVFVVDANDKVTYVEYVSEGTNHPNYEAAIEAAKTAQ
- the ytfJ gene encoding GerW family sporulation protein gives rise to the protein MSDHPIQGLMKTAMENLKQMIDVNTIVGDPVETPDGSVILTVSKVGFGFAAGGSEFNATSPEEGDSQKTPKLPFGGGSGGGVSITPIAFLIVSSTGVKMLHLDESTHLYEKILEAAPQTVEKIQNMFKKNKESNSAATGNVQNQQKQDLDF